The nucleotide sequence GGCAAGCAGCGGCAACCGCTTCGAAACCGATGCTGAAGCCTTCATCCTCTCAGCCAACCACGATGCCAGCTCCGCTCGCCCGCGCCTCCCACCCCAGCTCGTCCGCCACATCCTCCTCCAGCGCGTGTCGACCGGCGATGACCACAGCAGCCTGTCGGCTGATCTGCCCGACGAGATTGAGACGGACCGCGCGCTCGCCTACCTGAACCAGTATGGCCGCGAGCCGAGGGCTTTGTTTTCCCGTAGCAAGGATGAGGACAGGAATCCGTCAATGGTCTTGATGCTGGAGGGTATCACAGAGGACAACGGCAAGGCACTGAGGCAGGGGCTCAAGGCCAGAAAGCAGGCTTTGGCCTTCACCGTGGCCGACATGCCGTCCGCCGACGCGACTGCGGAGCTTCTGCAAAGGGACTTTTCTGGTTTGCTGTCAAGCTGTGACGAACTTGCCGACTTGGCGACGCCGGAGAACGACAAGTGCTGGTCTGGTCGGGCGTTGGTGGCCAAGCACGATGTTGCCAAGGTGAGTCGCCCTATGACGACTAACTACCTCGATCAGGTCTTCATTTGAACGTTTTTTGCTAATGATATCTGTAGAACCCGGAATTCCTTTCCTCCCTGACCTCGAACTTGGACACCCTCCTGGCAGCCACCACCAAGAAGCACATGGACGTCATGATTCTCCTCGTGCCCGAGAGCAGCCGCACCGCGGGCGTCAAGGAGTGGACGAGCGCGACCAACACCCTGAACCGCCGCCAGGCCTCCGAGGCCGTCATAACCGACCCCCGCGCGAACGAGCACTCGGCCAAGGCTACTGGACACAAGAAGCAGCCcgtgtcctcgtcgtcgtcggcgtcCACCGCCGCGCTTCGCAAGATCCCCACCTGcttctcctcggcctcggcctgcaTGAACGCAACCGACAGCTGCTCCGGCCACGGCGCCTGCCACAACCGCTTCAGCGCCGACGACAACAAGCCCGAGACGTCTGCCGACAACAAGGCGCTGGTGTGCTTCCATTGCGTGTGCGCCCCCACCATCAACGACGACAAGGGCGTCCAGAGCCGCACCTTCTGGGCCGGCAACACGTGCGCCAAGCAGGACGTCAGCACACAGTTCTGGCTCATCGCCGGATCGACTGTTGCCCTGGTCGGACTGGTCAGCCTGTCGGTGGGCATGCTCTTCAGCGTCGGAGAGGAGAAGCTGCCTGGTGTCATTGGTGCTGGCGTGAGCAAGTCTAGCAAATAGATACTGTCCGTGGCAATTATCGTCTGTTTTTTGGGTATTTGTGGGACCGGAAGGAAACACGGAATTGAAAAAGgagggaggaggaggcatTGACGAACCTCGAGAAAGGTTATCGTCGGTCGATTCATCGTGTCTAGTTTGGGGTAGCTTGTAACATACCACTTGTGCAAACAGCAGTGCACCGTCATTATCAGGCGTCCCGGTGGGTTTCTCAGTTTCAGTCAACGTGAGTTAAAGCATGGCAGTAGCCATAATCCAAgggttcttttgtttttgttgcgTATTACAGTATCTCAAGTACAATATACGACAGTTCAAACTTGACCCGTCGCGCCGTCGTCCATGTCTATATCTATCCTATTGCTAGTCGGCGTACCGAAGCTCTCGAGCCCCCGCTCCGCCGGCGGTACTGGTCTCAGCGGTGAGTTGACTGCACTCCCTTGAATGATCTCTGCCGAGGACACTCCTGTTTTTGCCTGGTAGTCCTTGCCCGCTTTGTCAAGAATAGCTTGAACTTCTGCCTCCCTCGTGACAATCTCCTCCTTTTCCATTTCGAGTCGCGCAACCTGCGCCTTCTTGGCTGCTACGTCGCCCTGCATCCCCAGAAGCACAGATTGTATCTGCGCCAGACAGCCGGCCAGGTCGGGGAGTGGCTTCATTCGTGGTATCTCAAAGACTTCTCCTGCCGTGCCAACTCGCGTAGAGTGTTTTTGCTGCTGGTTCAACCCGTCCATTCCCGCCCTGGTCTGCGCCTCCTCGTAGGCAGCCCGCCGCTCGGCCTCcgagtcgtcatcgtcattcAGATCGCCGGCTAACCCGTCGGCGCCATCATCCTCAGCAAGGTTTATGAGCTCCGCCATCTCGGCTCTCCTCTTCTTGGCCGCCTCACGCTCAGCCCTACGGCCTAGAGACAGCCCACCGTCCTCGACGTACTCATCAAAGCCCTCCCCGAGATCCTCATCCTCCCTCACTagcctcgactccttttcctttttcctccTGGATCCGAGGCTGATGTACTCAGCTTCCTCTTCGTCTGATCCCTCCAGCGGCATGAACTCCTGTTCGGCGGCCAGGCGGGCACGGCGTTCCTTCCGCTCCCGGATCTGCGTCTCGGTCAGAATGGACGGTGTGCTTTCTGGCTTGTGCCTGGTCACTTGGCCCGGCTCGCTGACTATAACGGCTCCATCCAGTTCCGCCATGTCGAGTTCCATCGCCTCGTCGTAGGCGAGCGGTCCGTCTCCATCGTGAATCCGCAGCGAAGAGATGTTTCGCGGTGTATTGGGCGTGCTGTTTGCCAGCTCGTCCAGGAACTCCTTGCTATAGCGCGGCCCATCGTCGTCACCACCAAGGGACGGCCTGCTGCCGCTTCCACCTATGGGGAGGCGACTTCGCAAAGCGCTATTCTCAAATGCTCTAGCTGATAGGCTGGTCTTTTTCGGGGTGCCAAATGCCGTGTCTAATGCTGCGTCCCCGTCATCTGCCTCGGCTGCATCGCCGCCAAAGGAGAGCCGACTGGAGAGGCGCTTTTTCTTGGTCTTTGTCGAGCCGGCACGGCTGAGGGCGGGGCGAACGACCACCggcccgtcgtcgtcgtcggcggcCGCACTTGTAGGTTTTGGCTTGGAGTCTggcgggggtggtggtgCGATGTTGCTATCGTCGCCTTCTGGGGCCTCGTGAACGTTGATGCTCCTCCTGAGGGCAGATTGCTTGAATGGGCGCTTGCCGAACTTGAGTGGTGCTGTGGATGTATTTGCTAAAAGCGAGCTCAAGGCATGTCGTCAGCGTGCTGAACATGATGATAAAATGCCGCTGATCAGCACAATGGCCCAGAAAAAAAGCTAAGCATAAGAGTGTCCTGGAGAGGGGCCCAATTACTAACCTTCCTTCACTGGTTCGCTTGTTGAACTTTCGACCGTTTTGGgcgcatcgtcatcgtcgtcatcgccgCCGAACGTGCGCACGGCACGGGGTTTTCGTTTTGAGCTGAAAAGATTTGACATGAGGATTTGTGTTCCAAACAAGCAGCGAGGTCGTCTCAGTTGATTTTTTCGTTGAATTACGGGCAGTTATGGCAAACTTCAGGGCTGTTCCGCTGTTGGAGGTTGATTCCATGCGACAGTGATTGACAGGGATTCAACGCGAAGGTTGAACTCCAGTCGCGTCACTGCGGAGCTTCCCTGCGAATTTCTTTATCTTTGGCTTATCGTTGCGTCACGTGCTACAAGCAGTCCCCCCGCGCCCGCTGCTGGTCGGTCAGTTCGTAGCGCAGGAGCTTCCATTTCGCGATGGATGCAGGGTGAACGGCCTCTTGCTGCAAAAGTACCAACAACAACCGCGACCGTGTCTCAGCCCCTACAACTATTTGGGCTGTCGATTGCAGACAAATTGAAACCACCCTAAACCCTTCTGCAAACCGCACGAATACACTTCCGCCGATTACACAATGGGTCCTCCTCAACCCGAGCTGAAGAAGGTGCGCGCCTCCGAGTTTGAAGCTTTCCCAGAAGGCTAGCAGATCCCTCCACAGCGGCACTAGTATACTGACCGGCATATTACCCACACGCAGTACCTGGACAAGAAGGTCTTTGTCCAGCTCAACGGCTCGCGCAAGGTCGTCGGTGTCGTGCGCGGCTACGACGTGTTCCTGAACATTGTGCTCGAGGATGCCTTTGAGGAGAAGGACGGCGGAGAGAAGGTCAAAATCGGCACTGTGGTCAGTATTATTAATCTCAGACTCTGTTCACTCCTCTGGTCTTG is from Pyricularia oryzae 70-15 chromosome 2, whole genome shotgun sequence and encodes:
- a CDS encoding sm snRNP core protein Smg1; translated protein: MGPPQPELKKYLDKKVFVQLNGSRKVVGVVRGYDVFLNIVLEDAFEEKDGGEKVKIGTVVIRGNSVVMLEAMERIGGDDRHGGGGGGR